A stretch of DNA from Montipora foliosa isolate CH-2021 chromosome 4, ASM3666993v2, whole genome shotgun sequence:
AGGGAGACATAAAGGAGCTTCAGGGAATCCTTCTTGAGTTCACCCGAGCAGTTCCTTTTTGAGAAATCCCAGCATTCTATTTGATTTTGCAACCATTTGAGCAATGTGTGCAGGCCACTTCAAGTCCTTCGAGACAGTGACGCCAAGGTCTTTTGCGGAAGAGACAATTTTAAGTTTCTCATCCATTAACCTATATTACCTTTTGCAGCTTTGCCTTTTTCTCGTTATCCTGAGGTTGCCACATTTAGATGGTTGGAAAAAATGTCATTACCGGTGGGCCAATTTTGCAAGCTATTCAGGTGCATTTTAAATCATTAGCAAACATCGCCAATTTACAATGCTTAATTACTTGAGGCATGTCATTGATGTATAACAGGAACAGAGTTGGTCCCAATAGGGACCCTTGAGGAACACCGGATTTGACAACATTCCAACTGGAGGAGGAACCATTTAGGACATTATACGCTGCATACGACCAGTGAGATAGCTTTCAAACCAGCGCAGAAGAGAACCGTCAATTCGAAACCATTTGAGTTTGGATATAAGCCTTTGATGGCAAACTGAATCAAATGCCTTCGCAAAGTCAAGGTATACAATATCAGTTTCAAGGCCAGAGTCCGATGCCTTTCcaatttcatgaaaaacttgaaGCAGTTGCGATACACAAGATTTCCCTCCCAGGAATCCATGTTGGAAAGGATAAATCTGTTCACTAATATGAATGATCAGTTGAGTGTCGACAAGGCGTTCCTGGAGTTTCGATATTACTGGTAACAGAGAAATTGGCCTATACTTAGTTACGAGCAATGTCTCGTTTGTCTTTTTGTGAATCGGTGTTACATTAGCAAATTTCCAATATGTAGGACAGAGCCCATGCCCCAAGCCACAGTCGATAAGTACTGTTATAGAAGGTGCAAGGCCGTTAGCACACTCTTTTAATATAATGTTCGGTAATCCATCAGGTCCAATAGATTTTCTTAGAATGACAGATTGTAGAAGGGATGTTACATCTTGAAGGGAGACCGAAGATAAAGGGCGTAAAGAGATCATCCTCACAACCAATACAGGAATCGTGATCACTGTAGATAGACTGGAAATACCTGCTAAAGGCCGTAGCGCGTGCAAGGTCGTCGGTTAGGATGTCAGATCAAAAGTAAAGTTTGTCAGGGATAGGCTTTTTCTtattctgaaaagaaaagaaataccaAAACCTTTTTGCTGTTAGAATGCACATCATTAGCGATATCCTTCAGGTATTGTTTTTCTCTGATCGAACCCACATCTTGATATTCTGTCTGAATTTATGGAACTTTTCCATCACGGCTAGATCGGAAGATTTCTTGACCTTTTTCGACatagatttcttttttcttatgGCTTTTACAAGATCTCCTTTTATCCACGGTGGGTGGTTTGGATTTCTGGCGGGAAGTTTTGGAACAAAGGAGTTTATGGTAGCGAAGACAAGGTCAGTTCCATAATTTCCACGCCGTGTCAAGGTCATCTTGAGATGAAATGTTAAATACCCCAGTACTCAGGGGAATTTGTTGCAATGCCAAGTTGATAGCGCATTTTTGAAAGTTGTAATGTAATCGTTTTTCAAGGATTTTACTTTGTTAGGTGGCTGCGGTAAGTTACCGCAGCCACCTAACaaatgttttttaaaacatATACGCCAAacagggtgtgcgaatttgattgacagtcaaccctccttgcaaagtttgcacaGTTTTAAATTGAACACCTTTGAATGGGTtgtttgagttgacgtatttacacgtagttgtcaaatgtgaaagtttgctGGGTGGCCACGGTCAGGAGCGTCTCACTGTAAACACATTTGAGCCTGTGACTTCAAAATTTTTTTCTAGTCCTTTTGAGACACGGCCGCTAAATAAAGCTTCTCATCTACCTTCATATTCGAGGATATAAAAAAAGAGCAATATTACATAATTTCTTACGTTATTAAGAAGAGTACACTGTCCACCTATGCTGACGATATACACAAATCTTTTACGCTGACAACGATCTCTCAAGAGTCGAAAAACCTATTAACAATCTTGTTTGTGCTGATAAATGGTTCGCGCGAAATGGAATGAAGAAGAATACTTCAAACGGCAGGCGATATAATGGATGTAAGCAGTAGGTTGTTCAGTAACAAAGAGTTGTGGGGTGACCCCAAACTTAAATGGCTCTAATTGAGGATAATTTGCCTGACGTAACTGCAGTTCAGATCACAAACTCACAAACAATTAAATAACTACCTAAAAGATTAGCAGGTGCGCCCATACAGCCAACAAGTAATACACCCTTTTTAAACGGTAAATGGAAGTTTAACGTTTCACAAAAGTATTGCGAGACGAGGCTAAAAGTTTAAAGTCGAACGCTTGGAAGCTTATtacgaggccctattaggggttatcgggatacgggatatttgggtaaaaaattatagggatacgggatatttgggcggaaaattaaagggatatgggatatttttaaaaagattctgggatatcgaagttatcattttttaaaagaatcaaataagaattaacgggatacgggatattttggccaaaaattaatgggatacgggatactcagaccccccctaatggggcctctaTTACGTTAGAACTATATATTATCTTTTCATAGTGCGGACAATTAGACCTCTATCAAGCGGTTAGACAAAACTAAATTTACGGTTCTTTAGGCCTACTTGTCTCTCTGCGAAAGTCACGCATGGACTTGTTGCTTCATCTAACCACCATTCAGGCTTTTTAACACATCATTAACTTTGAAGAGATGTATCTTTCGATGGAGCTTCCGGCGATAATACTCAGaacaagggcggatctaggacTTTGGCTTGGGGGGTGCACATGTCAGACGGAAATGCACATGAAGCCCAATCTTTATATGTTGGACAATGCATAATACATGCTTTAAAGAGGGTTAGGGCTGTAGTATGATAAATCTGTTAAtgatgaggcaaataaaaagctaacttaatgcagtttttgtgcttttaatatCCTCTAGTAGCTGACCGCTGTCTGTTATTTaggttttttatttcgtttgtaaattttagaattttttaactaaaacgtttttttcggTAACCGAGGGGGGCACCGCCCTTGCGGAGAGCTCCTTTTAGTAGAAAAAGATAAAACGATTATCAACCTTCCAATTAATAGTTGGAATGTGCTATCACCGGCGGTGCTTGAGGAGACTCTTCGAACCATCGAAATCataatatctcttcattaattttttgggtATAACATTCTTCGATTGCAAGAATGCACCATTTCAATAATTTCAGCCATAGCAGGACCGCGAATTGCCACATGAACCTCGTTTTTCAGTTATAGCCTCCAACAAGTCTATGTTAGAGCATCCGAGCAAGTCAGTGATCGGAAGGTCATTGGCTCGACTCCTATAAGaaacactcggattttttttgGGGTATTCCCGAGTAACCAACGAAAACGATACATTTCTTCCTTCATTTACCGAGGGTGACATGAACTATATGTTTCACTGCAACGTTCAAATTTGACGCACTCCACTCACCTGAAGTAGTTTATAGAAAAGCGGGCTGAGTAATACCGCAGAAGTTATTAAGAACACTGAAGAATCATACATACTGTCCGGTCTGTCGCGATATTCCAATCCTTTTTGGCTAAACGTCGTACACTAGATTGTTCGTACACGTAGAATGATGACACTGCCGAATACCAACGAAAAACTCTTCTTCCCTTAAGAGATTTAAATGATCATAAGGAGATCACGAGATCAATTCAAAGCGACACTTTCCGCTATGCAACTTATCATGGGGGAATCCAAGATTCCTGGAAAGGCCGGAAAAGTGTTTCTCTGAAAAGAAACGTGAGTTGAACACCTTGTGtcaaaattccaaattattGCCTCATAGCTAAACAGCTATCATGACTCATGttaattaataagaaaacaaaaatctcgtgatttctttaaacaaataaaggaaatgTAGTACAAAGCCGCGAGAGTTAGTGCTGGGGTGGGGATTCTGAAATAAATTCGGGTTGCATTTGATTTCGGTCGCGTAAAGTACCTGACTTGTTTCTCGGCAGTATGTCACACTCTGAAATTTCTCAAGCTGTTCTTAATGGGAAGAAATTCCTACACGATAGAAAAACACTGCTTCTAGGTATAAGCCCTGGCAATCCGTATTACTATCGTTCGGATGTTTTGGAGCGACTTTTTGATTTTGCAAAACAGAGTGCAGATAAGGTAAGGTAACTGCCTATTACAGTCAACTTTAAATAGTGCTTATCTGGAGTGAGCACGTTTTCGCGGTCGTTTTAATTTATTGTATAAATTAACTTACTACTCTCCAGGTACTCGTCTTCATCCCAGACAAGATATTGGAGCATAATTTTCGTGCGGTAGGATCGAAAAACCCGGAGAGATCGGCTCACGTCAAAGCCAACCGCTTGAGGAACAAATGCGATGCAGCGATTAAAAGCAGTGGATTTTCCGAAGCATCTTACAGTTATATCAGATGGATGGAAGAAGTAGAAACATGCCCGAAATACCTTGAAGCCTACAGACGCCTCCAGCAGCTGTACCAAGCGAATGAAGGCTTTAGAACCGAAATAAGCCGGTCCACTGAGATGGCCTTGAGATGTCTCCAAAATGGCCGAGAAAAAGCTGTAGAAAGCTCCAACAAGGAAAACGAAGACGGAAATGCACTTGATCTACAAGAGGGAGAGAAATATCTATTGAAAGAACTTGCCTTTCTTGAGGCAGTTCCTAACATTTATGAAAgttgtcaagagtttgtcttgGTGTACCACCGTTCTTGGCCAGTACTAGAAAAGTACATGAATGGTGCGTACGATGACAAAGTAAAGCCCTTTCTAGGATTTGTAATCCTTCCTCTATGATAAGCAATTATGTTACACCGTTTTCCTTtggtttatttttttgtcatttagGAATTAGTgtaattggtttttttttttcgattgaTCTGATGCTCTAGTCGCCATCATGCCTTATACTGCGCAGCCGAAAAAGAATGCGGAGATGGCGCCGAGATGTTAAAGCGTTAATCGTGCTGCACAAGGGAGAGGACGCATGTAGAGTTGTTCTTCACCGTTCCATTTCATCGGCGACTACTTCTATAATGTTCATTCAATTTTAACTTAAGTATCACTATTGTATTCCAACTGCTCAtatgaaaaataacaaatatttaaCGTCTCAGGGATTCTTGTTTTATATCCAAAAAATCGCTAATTAAATTCCTTCTTTATGAAGCAGAAGCATAATAAATTTGTTAATTAAACAGATTTAAACATTGTGTTTGACGTTATTGTATATCATTCCGGTTAATATCCTTTCAGCAAGCTTTAAattgaaggaatcgaaattAATTGTCTTAACGCCGAAAGTTGGCCAATACACAAATTCCTtcgtttttcaaatttccttaaGTTACGGGTGAGGCGGTATTCTTTCGTTTTCCAACGTTCGCTCAATCTTTTTGGTTGACCAAATGTAGTGACCgctaatttccctttcgtactcggaagcgatgccatttttgacggCCGATGCCATTCTTATTAACCAAGCCTTTTtttcggttagctttcaatgaaTTGTTAGGATTACAGGGCTGCAAAGAACGGCCGGTCAAAAATAGGTTTTGTCCAGTCAAATCCTTAGATGGCCGGACAATTTGTACgtaggagcaagggtggcacagttggttagtgcgcggctttgGTGCAacaggtcccgagttcgatccccggatctcacatccttgtttcgacttctttcctttcagtgcaGTCTAAGTAGCTTTAagtacccttaaaacggagcactgatggataGAGCGGGGTAAAATGAGCACAaagtcggcttcctgggagaatactctctagagagtaaaggaacttccggcGTTAAacaaggtgtacctttacctttgtCCGGGCGTTCACGCTGGTAGAGAAAAAATTTAAGAGtttcaatttttgaatatttaaaGCTTCAATATTATTGGCGTTTGTGAAAAAGGAGGGGAAAAGAAAGGATACTTAACTACCAGACCAAGAACTTTTAATAAATGATTCGTAGTAGTCATAAAATTTTCGGCTTTCGTTGCACATTTTCGCTTTGTCATTCACCAAGTCGTCACCGCAAATTAGCGGGTCTTACATATGTCAGTTAGCTTGTATTATGATGAAAATCAACTAGATTGCAAGCCTCtgtaaatttcaagtttttaagTGATATACGCTGCTtaaatctagtcctagattaagtatttttttccctcacttgcaaacgacaaacttaacagtgaaaattgttctaagcctcgtccaaatggcatcgcttgtttacgaaagggaaaattgcgtaGTCACCCATGTTTGCCTTTTTCCGCTTACAATTTTACATATGAGCTGCCGTTTCGAAGGAATCTTCTGCGTGCCATTAACATTTGTTGGTTGTGTCGAAAAATCCACCCATCTGAGCTAACAGTTGACGTTTGGACCCAGTTGAGCATCAGTCAATAAAAGGCTGTGTCACGTTTTGTAAGTGAGGGAACAACGAAAAAGCCGTAACAAGGCCACTAGTTTTACACAAACCCTTCGTGCTCAAAGTATGCTTGGAAactttctgttttttctttctatcGACCCTTTagattcgtaaaaaaaaaaaaaaaaaaaaaaaaaaaaaaaaaattaagtcatTCAAGTCCTTAAATAATTGATTACATTAACGGGAAAGTTATTTTTGCAACTCATCCTTTCTTTCTGGGAAATGTTAATTCCCTCTGGATGATTCAAGTGACAAATTTTTGATGTAACCCCGGTGCAGCATAGTTCCAGTAATCGAATTATTCAGCCgcaattttaaaatatacaaatataaatataaaatcaaatatataatattttccGAGAATCATGTGGCATATAGGAATGTCCGCCTATATGATGCCCCGGTATGATGCCTATTGTTTGACGTCAACTAAACTTATTCAACAAGTTCCTGGTCACGAGCAAATCTTCTGATCTTTTATTTGGTTGATACCAGTTGCATCCTGTGGGCGGACATTCTCACAGCCCATGTGATTCTCGGAAAATATACGCATTCTTCTTTCGTTTTTCATGCGGTAATGTATATGAACAGTTGAATGCAGCTGTACATGGATCCACTCTGAATACAGCAGTCATCTATACTTCATCGGCGCTATGTCAATTCCGTGGAAACTTTATTTGACCTGCTGGTTTCTCGGTGCCTCTGTCCAAAGCGCTGTATTTTTTAGCTTTAATGCTGTGGATTACTTTAATTATTTCTTTCCTGAAAACTACAAACCTGAAGTGTACATTGGCGTAGTTGTCGGTGTGGGAGCAACATTGGGCTCGTTCTTAACAGTAACTTTCCAACCCAAGTCGAGCCACTTGACTGTACTGGTCATCACACAGATCATTTCGGCACTGCTGCTGGTCGCTGAAGTAGTTATCGTACCTATCGATGTGATGAAGACATCCGCAAGATTTGGCGTTATCTTGGCTGTAATATTTGCGGCCACTGTTGTACAAAATGTCGGCGGAGGTGCTCTCTACAGTTTTGTTGGCGAGCACTTCCCGAAATTCGGAATCCACGCTGCTCAGTCTGGAGGCGTATGCGCTTTCGCAGCAACTTTTGTGATTCGTTGTATTTCTAAGGGTTCGTTTGAGCACCTTAAAGACAGAGATCGCGGGTTTCGACTCAGCGGTTACTTGTTTGTTGCTTTGGTGGACCTTATTATCCTCTTGGCCTGCTGTTTGTTACCCATTCTGCGGATGTACGTTCTTGGGGAGGGGAGGATAGTCAAAACCCTGGAAACAACGCCATTGATTGGTGAGAAAGCTGAACTGATACGCGTTTCACGCAAAGAGGTTATACGAAAGAACTGGGCTGTAATCACAACAATTTGCCTTACGCTAGTCATATCCAATTCCTTATTTCCAGGCATCACCTCACAGTTCCACGGAAACTACAACTGCTCATCTGGCTCACATCCGACCACGGCAAACCATAGTGCGACATCTTCTTCACTTGAGGGCAGCGCTCCGAAGACAAACGACAAGACGGGATGGTTTGTCGTCGTCCTCTTTGGCTTCTACTCCGTAGCAGATGCTATCGGTAAAAATTTGCCCATCTTCGGAATTATCTACAACAAAACTTCAATCCTTTGTAATTGTCTGATTCAACTTGTCATAGCCATACCGATCTTGTTAATCTACTTTGAGCCATGTTACGCCGGCCTGCAAGAAAACTGGGTGGCTTATCTAACGGTCGGTCTTCTGGGACTCATCAATGGGTACGGCTTATGTGCTGGAATGATGCTTCTGGCTCCTGGAATATCAGGCAACAAACACGAGGAAAGTCTAGCGACGAACATTGGCTACATGTTTTTGCAGTTAGGAATTCTACTGGGCATGGGCGCAAATGTGTTCCTTGTCGACTACGTTTTTGAAGTCCTTGTGGCCCGGCCGGGATAGTCACTAAAAGAGCGTtcactttttaactttttttttgagGGCATAGTACTTTTGAGTAGCCTACCtctcatttaaattttgccgtgagttaaaaaaatgttattgtGAATCAAATATTCCAAACTCAACTCTTCTGACAACTTTGACACTGTACGAATTTTCATACTTGATAATACATCAAAACGTCGAAAAAAAGTACTCTTAATATTTCTTATTATATGCCCTAACAAGCCACTAACCGACCGATTGTGAATTGACGGTAAATGAATCATATGAGATGTTATGACAATAACACTTCAAGTGCCGATGAAACCTTATGACGATAAAGCTTCTGTGTGGAGATTTGAAGGCGAAAGTCGCTAGTTTCAGACGGTTCGCTGACGACCTCCGTCTTCATTGAGCGACATCCAAAACAATGCCTCAATAGCACTTATTCAGTGGCACCCATGCACTGACCAAATTACGTAATATGGTTTCAACAATGCTTTAAAAGCTCAGTCGTTTAGACTACGTTTATACTAGGGGGAAAGTTTCCGGATTTGTAAATGTTTCCGGATTCATCAAATTTAGAGGATTCGGATTCGTGCATGTTTACATTGAAACCATTCTAGGGTGTACAACAGTTTACACTAACTCAATGAATCCGGTTTCTAAGCGCTGTTTCATTACTCAAAATGGCATCCAAAGCCAAAATCAGAAAATACAAGCCGTTGAATTAGACTGATAATGGCGAACTTTTACTGGGAGTCGTTCGATCTTACTCACCACAACAAGATTTTGAAGGAGTCCGTGAACAGAAGATATGAAGACTTACCAAGTGAATTTGTATCTCAGTATGAAGAGTTCCCACAGAGTACCAATCTCCTTCCTCGAGAGAGATGCCGTAGATTCTACTAACTACCCCGCCATCTTGTGCAAACGCAACCCAGAAGGATCGCAGGCGGGCTTAGACTATCCGGATCCGTAGGGTAACCCTTTTACATGAAACGAAAAGTTTTAGATTCAAAGTATTCGGCTACAAAGTTTCAACTTTGGATTCCGGATTCAAAACGTTCCGGATTCGTGACGAATCTGGGAATTTTTCATACCGTATTCATGTTTTACGGGTAAACACCAAAACGAATCCGGTGTCACAGGGTTTTGTGTTCCCCGAACAATGGGCACTAGTGCTGTGTGTTCCCCCTTCCCTACAAATAGAACATGTCAGTGCTAGTATTTTttttacaggtcattgttttaccagtacagaaagtatcctaaacatgcataaaagctagcTTTAggactaattaggcctaaacaaaagtttttaggccaaaGGTTAACCTttgtgaatgtttaggatactttctgcatGTATTCATATTCCAGTATCATATTTATCGTTATGGCGTgattaatttcctttattttcatatttctttCTGTTTGGTTGTACTTTGAAGTCGGACATCTTGAAGGGAACACGTAGAACTGAAATGTTCTAGGGAAGGGGGAACACACAGCACTGGTGCCTAGTGTTCGGGGGAACACAAAACGTTGTAACGCCGGTACTAAAACGTTCCGGATTAGTCATGAATCCGGAAACGTTTGTACTAGTGTAAACTTTAGTTCTGTAAAAAATTCAAGGTGCTTCGATCGTCCGAAACTTCCAGCTGTGGTGACGGGTCTGATCATAAACTTCACATCACGCACTCGTCCTTTTTTGCCCCGAAAATTTTAGAGGACGTTTGCCTTAAAATAtgattttcaaacaaaatttgGCGAAAATGATACAAGTTataaatcttcaaattttattctaTTTAGTTTTCAATCTCACAGTTGACTATTACTCAGCTCAGTAAAATTCTAGCGTTCTTCAATGTGCATGGTTTCGAAATTTCTACGCACTCTCGGTGTAACAGTCGATGAGAATTTAAACTTTGTATACCATATATTGGTCTCCTGAGTCTCCGCGAGCAATGATTTGCCAAAATATTGTCCACCGTTTTCAAAACATTAACCAGCGAAGCAGGATCTGTCTGTTTACGTGATCTTGTAACTGTAAGGCGTCCAAGTATAAACTCAAAGGTACCACAATAGTGGACCTTCCAAAAGTGAAATCTACAGGTTGCGGCTTAAGATCACGGTGATACATTGCACCGAAATTGTGGAGTTCTATACCAGAAGAAACCAGGAATATTCAGTAAATTTAGAACcccatagacctaatcggctaactcaatgttgtacccaattcaaaccctttgggaataaaacgttttgttccaggtatttccatatcatttaaatatgaatgctaaattatcatgcaaatacaatacacgaagaatcttagtcccgggagatttgaattgggtacaacattgagttagccgattaggtctattggtGGAATGACGCGAGATTTTGAAGAACAATCTAAAAACACTAAATCTCACGGGACTATGAGTGTGAGACTATTTCTGctctttttataatttttatgcCTTCCATGTTAGACAATATCTTGTACATCATTATAACTTGTCAGACTTCTTAATTCTTAGTTTTCTTTTATACAATTCCAAgaagtttttatttttgcatgtttatctttattgTTTCGTGGTGTACCTGGAAGCTAGCTTTTTGTAGCAAGAGATTATGATACTCTCTTGTTGTAGCTAAGTGTACTGGCCACGTTAATAAAGTGATTGATTGAAATCGGGTTGTATGAACTACAATAAACGCTTAATATCAGAAGATCATCTCACATCATTGATCACTTCTGTGATGATATCCAATAGAAAAACGGTACTTCGGTTACAAACTGGTTAgaacacaggtaacccaggctcactgtgtgcgtcacgtaggtattaaaatatggacaacatatgaggcgaagtttaggtctgaaaatttgctagaaaatggtaataaaaatcaataaaacttatcatgtggtgagctgttgttgtctttaatacgtacacgaagtttcggggaaaatggtccccgttcatcttccttcataatatagtgagaaggtaggagacggaagccagcgtcgggactccgatcgacccaaaacaagcacgattttttccgcgaaaatcaaatccagtcgctaaataaacacgccaggttcgtggaataggaatttctctaaaccatgaatccactgaagcatctc
This window harbors:
- the LOC137999873 gene encoding cyclo(L-leucyl-L-leucyl) synthase-like; protein product: MSHSEISQAVLNGKKFLHDRKTLLLGISPGNPYYYRSDVLERLFDFAKQSADKVLVFIPDKILEHNFRAVGSKNPERSAHVKANRLRNKCDAAIKSSGFSEASYSYIRWMEEVETCPKYLEAYRRLQQLYQANEGFRTEISRSTEMALRCLQNGREKAVESSNKENEDGNALDLQEGEKYLLKELAFLEAVPNIYESCQEFVLVYHRSWPVLEKYMNGAYDDKVKPFLGFVILPL
- the LOC137999872 gene encoding uncharacterized protein yields the protein MSIPWKLYLTCWFLGASVQSAVFFSFNAVDYFNYFFPENYKPEVYIGVVVGVGATLGSFLTVTFQPKSSHLTVLVITQIISALLLVAEVVIVPIDVMKTSARFGVILAVIFAATVVQNVGGGALYSFVGEHFPKFGIHAAQSGGVCAFAATFVIRCISKGSFEHLKDRDRGFRLSGYLFVALVDLIILLACCLLPILRMYVLGEGRIVKTLETTPLIGEKAELIRVSRKEVIRKNWAVITTICLTLVISNSLFPGITSQFHGNYNCSSGSHPTTANHSATSSSLEGSAPKTNDKTGWFVVVLFGFYSVADAIGKNLPIFGIIYNKTSILCNCLIQLVIAIPILLIYFEPCYAGLQENWVAYLTVGLLGLINGYGLCAGMMLLAPGISGNKHEESLATNIGYMFLQLGILLGMGANVFLVDYVFEVLVARPG